In Kitasatospora sp. NA04385, a single genomic region encodes these proteins:
- a CDS encoding multidrug effflux MFS transporter, with amino-acid sequence MPGPTVGPDGDQTAPAVPLRPEEVRPETPRRAPFATATVITLGSLVALGPFTTDLYLPALPDLTADLHSTAPAAQLTLTGSLLGMVVGQLLFGPLSDRLGRRRPMLAGLAAYTAASLLCAFAGSMPVLVAGRVAQGAAGSAALVIARAVVRDRLEGVAMIRFLATMGLISGLAPIVAPLAGAQLLHVTDWRGTFVTLALLGAVLTVACAFGVHETLPPERRHGGGLGTTVRAIGGLLRDRVFLGYLLTGTFAFGALFAYVSGSSVVLQEVYRITPQTYSLVFAVNSIALLAVTQVNGRFLVQRHSERTLLLCGLSAAATAGAAVVLCTTVWDTGLAGVWPALTLLMASMGVVLPNANGRALTMAPHAAGSASALLGTGTYLCGAVVAPLSSLGGGPSATALGAVVLGCALLALGSYLPLCRER; translated from the coding sequence ATGCCAGGCCCGACCGTCGGCCCCGACGGCGACCAGACCGCGCCCGCCGTCCCGCTCCGGCCGGAGGAGGTGCGCCCGGAGACCCCGCGGCGCGCCCCGTTCGCCACCGCCACCGTGATCACCCTGGGCAGCCTCGTCGCGCTCGGGCCGTTCACCACCGACCTGTACCTGCCCGCACTGCCCGACCTGACCGCGGACCTGCACTCCACCGCACCCGCCGCCCAGCTCACCCTGACCGGCTCGCTGCTCGGCATGGTGGTCGGCCAGCTGCTGTTCGGCCCGCTCAGCGACCGCCTGGGCCGCCGCCGCCCGATGCTGGCCGGCCTGGCCGCGTACACCGCCGCCAGCCTGCTGTGCGCCTTCGCCGGATCGATGCCGGTGCTGGTCGCCGGGCGGGTGGCGCAGGGCGCGGCCGGCTCGGCCGCGCTGGTGATCGCCCGGGCGGTGGTCCGCGACCGGCTGGAGGGGGTCGCGATGATCCGCTTCCTGGCCACCATGGGCCTGATCTCCGGCCTCGCGCCGATCGTCGCCCCGCTGGCCGGCGCCCAGCTGCTGCACGTCACCGACTGGCGCGGCACCTTCGTCACGCTCGCCCTGCTCGGCGCGGTGCTCACCGTCGCCTGCGCGTTCGGCGTCCACGAGACGCTGCCGCCCGAACGGCGGCACGGCGGCGGGCTCGGCACCACCGTCCGGGCGATCGGCGGGCTGCTGCGCGACCGGGTGTTCCTCGGCTACCTGCTGACCGGGACCTTCGCCTTCGGCGCGCTGTTCGCGTACGTCAGCGGCTCCTCGGTGGTGCTCCAGGAGGTGTACCGGATCACCCCGCAGACCTACAGCCTGGTGTTCGCCGTCAACTCGATCGCGCTGCTGGCCGTCACCCAGGTCAACGGCCGCTTCCTGGTGCAGCGCCACTCGGAGCGGACGCTGCTGCTGTGCGGCCTGTCCGCCGCCGCGACGGCCGGCGCCGCCGTGGTGCTGTGCACCACCGTGTGGGACACCGGCCTGGCCGGGGTGTGGCCCGCGCTGACGCTGCTGATGGCCTCGATGGGCGTCGTCCTGCCGAACGCCAACGGCCGGGCGCTGACCATGGCCCCGCACGCGGCCGGCTCCGCGTCCGCGCTGCTGGGCACCGGCACCTACCTGTGCGGCGCGGTGGTCGCCCCGCTCAGCAGCCTGGGCGGCGGCCCGTCCGCGACGGCGCTCGGCGCGGTCGTGCTGGGCTGCGCGCTGCTGGCGCTCGGCTCGTACCTGCCGCTGTGCCGGGAGCGCTGA
- a CDS encoding acyl-CoA dehydrogenase family protein — protein MATAPDPLDLLGVDELLTEDERLVRNSVRAFTDRHVRPHLAGWYEAGTFPVRELAPELGRLGVLGMHLEGYGCTGSTATEYGVACMELEAADSGLRSFVSVQGSLAMRSIHAFGSEEQKLRWLPELAAGRAVGCFGLTEPEAGSDPASMRTRARRDGADWVLDGAKAWITNGSAADVAVVWAGTEDGVRGFLVPRGTPGFTARDIPGKLSLRASVTSELAFEGVRLPADAVLPEARGLRAPLSSLGEARYGILWGTVGAARDCYRAAVEYARDRVQFGRPIGGFQLTQAKLVDMALELEKAYLVAVRIGRLKDEGRARSAHISFGKLNNVRTALEIARTARTVLGANGITTAYPVLRHANNLESVLTYEGTAEIHTLVLGEAITGESAYR, from the coding sequence ATGGCGACCGCCCCCGACCCGCTCGACCTGCTCGGCGTCGACGAACTGCTCACCGAGGACGAGCGGCTGGTCCGCAACAGCGTCCGCGCGTTCACCGACCGGCACGTCCGGCCGCACCTCGCCGGGTGGTACGAGGCCGGCACCTTCCCGGTCCGCGAACTCGCGCCCGAGCTCGGCAGGCTGGGCGTCCTCGGGATGCACCTGGAGGGCTACGGGTGCACCGGGTCGACGGCCACCGAGTACGGGGTGGCGTGCATGGAGCTGGAGGCCGCCGACTCGGGGCTGCGCAGCTTCGTCTCGGTGCAGGGCTCGCTGGCGATGCGCTCGATCCACGCCTTCGGCTCGGAGGAGCAGAAGCTGCGCTGGCTCCCGGAGTTGGCGGCCGGCCGGGCCGTGGGCTGCTTCGGCCTGACCGAGCCCGAGGCCGGCTCCGACCCGGCGTCGATGCGCACCCGGGCCCGGCGCGACGGCGCCGACTGGGTCCTCGACGGCGCCAAGGCGTGGATCACCAACGGCTCGGCCGCCGACGTCGCGGTGGTCTGGGCGGGCACCGAGGACGGCGTGCGCGGCTTCCTCGTCCCGCGCGGCACCCCCGGGTTCACCGCCCGCGACATCCCCGGCAAGCTCTCCCTGCGCGCCTCCGTCACCAGCGAACTCGCCTTCGAGGGCGTCAGGTTGCCCGCCGACGCGGTGCTCCCGGAGGCCCGCGGCCTGCGCGCCCCGCTGTCCTCGCTCGGCGAGGCCCGCTACGGCATCCTGTGGGGCACCGTCGGCGCCGCCCGGGACTGCTACCGGGCCGCCGTCGAATACGCCCGCGACCGCGTCCAGTTCGGCCGGCCGATCGGCGGCTTCCAGCTCACCCAGGCGAAACTCGTCGACATGGCCCTGGAGTTGGAGAAGGCCTACCTGGTCGCGGTGCGGATCGGCCGGCTCAAGGACGAGGGCCGCGCCCGGAGCGCGCACATCTCCTTCGGCAAGCTCAACAACGTCCGCACCGCGCTGGAGATCGCCCGCACCGCCCGCACCGTCCTCGGCGCCAACGGCATCACCACCGCCTACCCGGTGCTCCGGCACGCCAACAACCTCGAGTCGGTGCTCACCTACGAGGGCACCGCCGAGATCCACACCCTGGTCCTCGGCGAGGCGATCACCGGCGAGTCCGCCTACCGCTGA
- a CDS encoding SPW repeat protein encodes MSTQLPSGMEHHPDILALREHAERVTSTTAGQGTEALAICAGLFLAISPWVVGFSGFTGLTISNLVLGIAYAVLMAGYGSAFGRTHARAWACVAIGAWTVIAPWAVNGGAHVRRTILTNVITGGVMTCLALAAVGMVFAGMTARHSR; translated from the coding sequence GTGTCGACCCAACTGCCGTCGGGTATGGAACACCATCCGGACATCCTGGCCCTGCGTGAACACGCGGAGCGCGTCACATCCACCACCGCCGGCCAGGGGACGGAAGCCCTCGCCATCTGCGCCGGCCTGTTCCTGGCGATCTCCCCCTGGGTGGTCGGCTTCTCCGGATTCACCGGCCTGACCATCAGCAACCTGGTGCTCGGCATCGCCTACGCCGTCCTGATGGCCGGCTACGGCTCCGCCTTCGGCCGCACCCACGCCCGGGCCTGGGCGTGCGTCGCGATCGGCGCCTGGACGGTCATCGCCCCCTGGGCGGTCAACGGCGGGGCGCACGTCCGCCGCACCATCCTCACCAACGTCATCACCGGCGGCGTCATGACCTGCCTGGCCCTGGCCGCGGTCGGCATGGTCTTCGCGGGCATGACGGCACGCCACAGCAGGTAA
- a CDS encoding phosphoribosyltransferase family protein yields the protein MPLAGRTVLVVDDGVATGSSALAACRIVRARGASRVVLAVPVAPHDWAQRLGGAADAYVAVHAPRRFRAVGEFYRDFRQTADAEVLAALERPGAGQAAGCAAYEVPLATGPAELAVPAGPLGVVLFAHGSGSGRESPRNRAVAERLRRAGLATVLFDLLAPGEAEEPWKVFDPGLLGGRLAGATRTVLRHHALAGLPYGWFGASTGAAAALWAAAEPDTAPAAIVARGGRPDLAEARLSLVTTPVLLIVGGADGEVVELNRRARAELRGESALQVVPGAGHLFEEPGALAAVADLAAHWFVRLLPAGRRDDDGGDRAHH from the coding sequence GTGCCGCTGGCGGGGCGGACGGTGCTGGTGGTGGACGACGGGGTGGCGACCGGCTCGTCCGCGCTGGCGGCCTGCCGGATCGTCCGGGCGCGCGGCGCCTCCCGGGTGGTGCTGGCGGTGCCGGTCGCCCCGCACGACTGGGCGCAGCGGCTGGGCGGTGCGGCGGACGCGTACGTGGCGGTGCACGCGCCGCGGCGGTTCCGGGCGGTCGGCGAGTTCTACCGGGACTTCCGGCAGACCGCGGACGCCGAGGTGCTGGCCGCGCTGGAGCGCCCCGGGGCCGGGCAGGCCGCCGGGTGCGCCGCGTACGAGGTGCCGCTGGCCACCGGTCCGGCGGAGCTCGCGGTGCCGGCCGGTCCGCTGGGCGTGGTGCTGTTCGCGCACGGCAGCGGCTCGGGCCGGGAGAGCCCGCGCAACCGGGCGGTGGCCGAGCGGCTGCGGCGGGCCGGGCTGGCGACCGTCCTGTTCGACCTGCTGGCGCCGGGGGAGGCCGAGGAGCCGTGGAAGGTGTTCGACCCGGGGCTGTTGGGCGGGCGGCTGGCCGGGGCGACCCGGACGGTGCTGCGGCACCACGCGCTGGCGGGCCTGCCGTACGGCTGGTTCGGGGCGAGCACGGGCGCGGCGGCGGCGCTGTGGGCGGCGGCCGAGCCGGACACCGCACCGGCCGCGATCGTGGCGCGCGGGGGCCGCCCGGACCTGGCCGAGGCGCGGCTGTCGCTGGTCACCACCCCGGTGCTGCTGATCGTGGGCGGCGCGGACGGCGAGGTGGTGGAGTTGAACCGGCGGGCCCGGGCCGAGCTGCGCGGCGAGAGCGCCCTACAGGTCGTGCCGGGCGCCGGGCACCTGTTCGAGGAGCCGGGGGCGCTGGCGGCGGTGGCCGACCTGGCGGCGCACTGGTTCGTCCGGCTGCTGCCGGCCGGCCGGCGGGACGACGATGGAGGCGATCGGGCCCATCACTGA
- a CDS encoding aspartate ammonia-lyase, with amino-acid sequence MADGQQERQWRTEHDSMGEVRVPAAAKWRAQTQRAVENFPVSGQRLERAHIAALARIKAAAAVVNAELGVLDAETAAAIRSAAEEVAEGRWDDQFPVDVFQTGSGTSSNMNANEVIATLAAERLGRPVHPNDQVNASQSSNDVFPSSIHVAAAGAVLHELVPALEHLAHALEAKSAQYAETVKSGRTHLMDATPVTLGQEFGGYAAQVRYGVERLHATLPRVAELPLGGTAVGTGINTPPGFSAAVIAEVARTTGLPLTEARDHFEAQGARDGLVELSGQLRTVAVGFTKIANDLRWMGSGPRTGLAEINLPDLQPGSSIMPGKVNPVLPEVVLMVAAQVIGNDTTVTVAGASGNFELNVMLPVIARNVLESIRLLASSARLLADRAVSGLTANAERAREYAESSPSVVTPLNRYLGYEEAAKVAKQSLAERKTIRQVVLDRGYVERGLLTEAQLDEALDVLRMTRPE; translated from the coding sequence ATGGCGGACGGACAGCAGGAACGGCAGTGGCGGACCGAGCACGACTCGATGGGCGAGGTCCGCGTCCCGGCGGCGGCGAAGTGGCGGGCGCAGACCCAGCGGGCGGTGGAGAACTTCCCGGTGTCCGGGCAGCGCCTGGAGCGGGCCCACATCGCGGCGCTGGCCCGGATCAAGGCGGCGGCGGCCGTCGTCAACGCCGAGCTGGGCGTGCTGGACGCGGAGACGGCCGCGGCGATCCGCTCCGCGGCCGAGGAGGTCGCCGAGGGCCGCTGGGACGACCAGTTCCCGGTGGACGTGTTCCAGACCGGCTCCGGCACCTCCTCGAACATGAACGCCAACGAGGTGATCGCCACCCTGGCGGCCGAGCGCCTGGGCCGCCCGGTCCACCCGAACGACCAGGTCAACGCCTCGCAGTCGTCGAACGACGTCTTCCCGTCCTCGATCCACGTCGCGGCGGCGGGCGCCGTCCTGCACGAGCTGGTCCCGGCGCTGGAGCACCTGGCGCACGCGCTGGAGGCCAAGTCCGCGCAGTACGCGGAGACCGTCAAGTCCGGCCGCACCCACCTGATGGACGCCACCCCCGTCACCCTCGGCCAGGAGTTCGGCGGCTACGCGGCCCAGGTCAGGTACGGCGTCGAGCGGCTGCACGCGACGCTCCCCCGGGTCGCCGAACTGCCGCTCGGCGGAACGGCCGTGGGCACCGGCATCAACACCCCGCCCGGCTTCTCCGCCGCCGTCATCGCCGAGGTCGCCCGCACCACCGGCCTGCCGCTGACCGAGGCCCGCGACCACTTCGAGGCCCAGGGCGCCCGCGACGGCCTGGTCGAGCTGAGCGGCCAGCTGCGCACCGTCGCGGTCGGCTTCACCAAGATCGCCAACGACCTGCGCTGGATGGGCTCGGGGCCGCGCACCGGCCTCGCCGAGATCAACCTCCCCGACCTGCAGCCCGGTTCCTCGATCATGCCCGGCAAGGTCAACCCGGTCCTGCCCGAGGTGGTCCTGATGGTCGCCGCGCAGGTCATCGGCAACGACACCACCGTCACGGTGGCCGGCGCGAGCGGCAACTTCGAGCTCAACGTGATGCTCCCCGTCATCGCCCGCAACGTGCTGGAGTCGATCCGCCTGCTCGCCTCCTCCGCCCGCCTGCTCGCCGACCGCGCCGTCTCCGGCCTCACCGCCAACGCGGAGCGCGCCCGCGAGTACGCCGAGTCCTCCCCGTCCGTCGTCACGCCCCTCAACCGCTACCTCGGCTACGAGGAGGCGGCGAAGGTCGCCAAGCAGTCCCTCGCCGAACGCAAGACCATCCGCCAGGTCGTCCTCGACCGCGGCTACGTCGAGCGCGGCCTGCTCACCGAGGCCCAGCTCGACGAGGCCCTCGACGTCCTGCGGATGACCCGCCCGGAATGA
- the fahA gene encoding fumarylacetoacetase, which produces MTTATWLDLPADSPFGVHNLPYGVFTAADRPGRRRIGVRIGELVLDAGAAARAIGPSSALLEAENLNPLMASGRPTWQAVRAALTSWLTDPAHRAAVEPCLLPLAEVELHLPFEVADYVDFYASEHHATNLGKIFRPGQEPLTPNWKHLPIGYHGRAGTVVVSGTPVVRPHGQRKAPADAAPSHGPSRRLDIEAEVAFVVGTPSSMGHPVALDGFEDHVFGVCLLNDWSARDIQAWEYVPLGPFLGKSFATSLSPWVVPLDALRHARVAPPERDVEPLPYLDDRKAEPWGLDLALEVSLNGHPVSRPPFATMYWTAAQQLAHLTANGASLRTGDLYASGTVSGPEPDTRGALIELTWNGEHPLELPDGTARTFLEDGDEVSITATAPGPGGLRVGFGEVTGTIAG; this is translated from the coding sequence TTGACCACCGCCACCTGGCTCGACCTGCCCGCCGACTCCCCGTTCGGCGTCCACAACCTCCCCTACGGCGTGTTCACCGCCGCCGACCGGCCCGGCCGGCGGCGGATCGGCGTCCGGATCGGGGAGCTGGTGCTGGACGCCGGGGCGGCCGCCCGGGCGATCGGCCCGTCCTCGGCGCTGCTGGAGGCGGAGAACCTCAACCCGCTGATGGCGTCCGGCCGTCCGACCTGGCAGGCGGTGCGCGCCGCGCTCACCTCCTGGCTGACCGACCCGGCGCACCGGGCGGCCGTCGAGCCCTGCCTGCTGCCGCTGGCGGAGGTCGAGCTGCACCTGCCGTTCGAGGTCGCCGACTACGTCGACTTCTACGCCTCCGAGCACCACGCCACCAACCTGGGGAAGATCTTCCGGCCGGGCCAGGAGCCGCTGACCCCCAACTGGAAGCACCTGCCGATCGGTTACCACGGCCGGGCCGGCACCGTGGTGGTCTCCGGCACCCCGGTGGTGCGCCCGCACGGCCAGCGCAAGGCCCCCGCCGACGCGGCGCCGAGCCACGGCCCGTCCCGCCGCCTCGACATCGAGGCCGAGGTCGCCTTCGTGGTCGGCACGCCCAGCTCGATGGGCCACCCGGTGGCGCTGGACGGCTTCGAGGACCACGTGTTCGGCGTCTGCCTGCTCAACGACTGGTCGGCACGCGACATCCAGGCCTGGGAGTACGTGCCGCTCGGCCCGTTCCTCGGCAAGTCCTTCGCCACCTCGCTCTCCCCCTGGGTGGTACCGCTGGACGCGCTGCGGCACGCCCGGGTCGCCCCGCCGGAGCGCGACGTGGAGCCGCTGCCGTACCTGGACGACCGGAAGGCCGAACCCTGGGGCCTGGACCTGGCGCTGGAGGTCTCGCTGAACGGGCACCCCGTCTCCCGGCCGCCGTTCGCCACCATGTACTGGACCGCCGCCCAGCAGCTCGCCCACCTGACCGCCAACGGCGCGAGCCTGCGCACCGGCGACCTGTACGCCTCCGGCACCGTCTCCGGGCCGGAGCCGGACACCCGGGGCGCGCTGATCGAGCTCACCTGGAACGGCGAGCACCCCCTCGAACTGCCCGACGGCACCGCGCGCACCTTCCTGGAGGACGGCGACGAGGTGTCCATCACCGCGACCGCCCCCGGGCCGGGGGGCCTGCGGGTCGGGTTCGGCGAGGTCACCGGCACGATCGCCGGCTGA
- a CDS encoding homogentisate 1,2-dioxygenase: MAYYRQLGSVPPKRHTQHRTPEGGLYYEELMGEEGFSSDSSLLYHRHIPSAVTAASVWELPDQSTTANLPLLPRHLKLHELFPGEEWKSADAVTGRRLVLGNADVRISYVAAGAPSELYRNGLGDECVYVESGTAVLETVFGTITAGPGDYLLVPRATTHRWVPTGDAPLRAYCIEANSHITPARRYLSKFGQLLEHAPFCERDLRGPEGPLLVEGGEVDVLVKHRGPGGVVGTRYTVPHHPFDVVGWDGCLYPYAFNIADYEPITGRVHQPPPAHQVFEGTNFVICNFVPRKVDYHPLSIPVPYYHANVDSDEVMFYCGGNYEARKGSGIGQGSISLHPGGHTHGPQPGAYERSIGVEFFDELAVMVDTFRPLELGEAATASEDPNYAWTWARR; the protein is encoded by the coding sequence ATGGCGTACTACCGGCAGCTGGGCTCGGTGCCGCCCAAGCGGCACACCCAGCACCGCACCCCCGAAGGGGGCCTGTACTACGAGGAGTTGATGGGCGAGGAGGGCTTCTCCTCGGACTCCTCGCTGCTGTACCACCGACACATCCCCTCCGCGGTGACGGCCGCCTCGGTCTGGGAGCTGCCGGACCAGTCGACCACCGCCAACCTCCCGCTGCTCCCCCGCCACCTGAAGCTGCACGAGCTGTTCCCGGGCGAGGAGTGGAAGTCGGCGGACGCGGTGACCGGCCGCCGGCTCGTCCTCGGCAACGCGGACGTGCGGATCTCCTACGTCGCGGCGGGCGCGCCCAGCGAGCTGTACCGCAACGGGCTGGGCGACGAGTGCGTGTACGTGGAGTCCGGAACGGCCGTGCTGGAGACGGTGTTCGGCACGATCACCGCCGGGCCGGGCGACTACCTGCTGGTCCCCCGGGCGACCACCCACCGCTGGGTGCCGACCGGGGACGCCCCGCTGCGCGCGTACTGCATCGAGGCGAACAGCCACATCACCCCGGCCCGCCGCTACCTGTCGAAGTTCGGCCAGCTGCTGGAGCACGCGCCGTTCTGCGAGCGGGACCTGCGCGGGCCCGAGGGCCCGCTGCTGGTCGAGGGCGGCGAGGTGGACGTGCTGGTCAAGCACCGCGGCCCGGGCGGCGTGGTCGGCACCCGCTACACGGTGCCGCACCACCCGTTCGACGTGGTGGGCTGGGACGGCTGCCTGTACCCGTACGCGTTCAACATCGCGGACTACGAGCCGATCACCGGGCGGGTGCACCAGCCGCCGCCGGCCCACCAGGTGTTCGAGGGCACCAACTTCGTGATCTGCAACTTCGTCCCGCGCAAGGTGGACTACCACCCGCTGTCGATCCCGGTGCCGTACTACCACGCGAACGTGGACAGCGACGAGGTGATGTTCTACTGCGGCGGGAACTACGAGGCCCGCAAGGGCTCCGGCATCGGACAGGGGTCGATCTCGCTGCACCCCGGCGGCCACACCCACGGCCCGCAGCCGGGCGCCTACGAGCGCTCGATCGGCGTGGAGTTCTTCGACGAGCTGGCGGTGATGGTGGACACCTTCCGCCCGCTGGAGCTCGGCGAGGCCGCCACCGCGAGCGAGGACCCGAACTACGCGTGGACCTGGGCGAGGCGATGA
- the hppD gene encoding 4-hydroxyphenylpyruvate dioxygenase has translation MTADAAVELTPEELQAGLTAEQLRTLVGLVEYDASTDPFPVTAQDAVVFVVGNATQTAQFYQSVFGMELVAYSGPETGRRDRKAFVLRSGSCRFVIKGGVSPDSPLLDHHRRHGDGVVDLAMEVPDVDKCIAHARSQGATVLEEPNDVSDEHGTVRRAAIAAYGETRHTLVDRSRYTGPYLPGYVARTSTVVRPEGAPKRLFQALDHAVGNVELGKMDEWVSFYNRVMGFVNMAEFVGDDIATDYSALMSKVVASGNHRVKFPLNEPAVAKKKSQIDEYLEFYTGPGCQHMALATNDILTTVDVLRSRGVEFLSTPDSYYEDPELRERIGHVRVPIEELQSRGILVDRDEDGYLLQIFTKPIGDRPTVFYEFIERHGSLGFGKGNFKALFEAIEREQDRRGNL, from the coding sequence ATGACCGCCGACGCCGCTGTTGAACTGACCCCCGAGGAACTGCAGGCCGGTCTGACGGCCGAGCAGCTGCGCACCCTGGTGGGCCTGGTGGAGTACGACGCCTCGACCGACCCGTTCCCGGTCACCGCGCAGGACGCGGTCGTCTTCGTGGTGGGCAACGCGACCCAGACGGCCCAGTTCTACCAGTCCGTGTTCGGCATGGAGCTGGTCGCCTACTCGGGCCCGGAGACCGGCCGCCGGGACCGCAAGGCGTTCGTGCTGCGCTCGGGCTCCTGCCGCTTCGTGATCAAGGGCGGCGTCTCGCCGGACAGCCCGCTGCTGGACCACCACCGCCGGCACGGCGACGGCGTGGTCGACCTGGCGATGGAGGTCCCGGACGTGGACAAGTGCATCGCGCACGCCCGCTCCCAGGGCGCCACGGTCCTGGAGGAGCCGAACGACGTCTCGGACGAGCACGGCACGGTGCGCCGGGCCGCGATCGCCGCGTACGGCGAGACCCGGCACACCCTGGTCGACCGCTCCCGCTACACCGGCCCGTACCTGCCGGGCTACGTGGCCCGCACCTCGACGGTGGTCCGCCCCGAGGGCGCGCCGAAGCGGCTGTTCCAGGCGCTCGACCACGCGGTGGGCAACGTCGAGCTGGGCAAGATGGACGAGTGGGTGTCGTTCTACAACCGGGTGATGGGCTTCGTGAACATGGCGGAGTTCGTCGGCGACGACATCGCCACCGACTACTCGGCGCTGATGTCGAAGGTGGTGGCGAGCGGCAACCACCGGGTGAAGTTCCCGCTGAACGAGCCGGCCGTGGCGAAGAAGAAGTCGCAGATCGACGAGTACCTGGAGTTCTACACCGGCCCGGGCTGCCAGCACATGGCGCTGGCCACCAACGACATCCTCACCACGGTCGACGTGCTGCGCTCGCGCGGCGTCGAGTTCCTGTCCACCCCGGACTCGTACTACGAGGACCCGGAACTGCGCGAGCGGATCGGCCACGTCCGGGTGCCGATCGAGGAGCTGCAGTCGCGCGGCATCCTGGTGGACCGCGACGAGGACGGCTACCTGCTGCAGATCTTCACCAAGCCGATCGGCGACCGGCCGACCGTCTTCTACGAGTTCATCGAGCGGCACGGTTCGCTGGGCTTCGGCAAGGGCAACTTCAAGGCCCTGTTCGAGGCGATCGAGCGCGAGCAGGACCGGCGCGGCAACCTCTGA